The genomic window CCTAAACTTTGGACATAAAATAAACTTAGGTCTGATCACCAATGGACAGCACCCAATGTTTTCTCTTTAGGCTTAACCGTTAAGAATAGTATACATGACACAAAACTCACACATGCCGTAGgataaattgtcaaattaaTAAAGTGGAATGAATATTAACATCATAAGCACATTAAACTTATAATGAACATTAGAGACATCCTTCAATTGTAGGtacatgatttgaatttcaatcCCACCTTACAATTTGTGAATAGAATATCATGTCTACGCAGAATCATTTCAAGAAGAGATGTTAATAAAAGCCATGACAAGTCTACACAACAAATTCAGGCACTTGGTTCCTTGTAATTTTAAGCAAGGAAAAGTGAGTTGACACCAGTATTATTCTCTTCTCTAGGTGTTTATGAAATTATTATAGCAGGTTGATCTAGTAACTAGGAAGGTCACCCATGATATTAGGATTAATAGCTCCAAAATAGTACACTTTGACAGTAAAGAAACAATAAGAAATGCTACATATTTTTTCTAATATCCACGAGTCACTCTTCAGATTCTTCTGAAGCCAGAGAAGGCAGACATGGGCTGAAATGACTGGAAACTACTCTCGAATCAAGAAACTCCAAGACTGGTCCAGTTTCTACACATCTAGGCACCTTATATTGACCAATAGAAGCCCCTCTAGAGACAGCAAGCTCCACAAGATCCTGAAATGTACCATTCTTTAACAGACGAATTTCCAGTGGTGCAATTGCTCCGTGCACTCGATATTGTTTGTATATTAAGCTGAATGAGTTCTCAACTATTTGGCAGCAACGGCTGATAACCTCATCACTCTGTGCATTCTTGTCCGAGTCCCCAACTGACAACTCCCAATATATAACATAATGCCCTGGAGCTATCTTTTTACTTGCATGACTCGTATAATCAACCAAGCTTACATTGTATGCTTGGAGAATTTGGGATGCATTATCCATAGCCATTTGTAACTCAACCTCATCTGTTTTATCCCCTTCAATGCTCAATAGCACACCTTTCCTCCTCAAGAACTTGAATTTTGGTGCCGAATTGTGAAATCCTGTTACTCTAAGTATATCGCCCATTTGATACCTGTACAATCCGGCATATGTAGTAATCACGACTTCATAGTCCTTGCCAACTTCTACATCCACAAGATCAATAAGGTCAGGAGTTGTAACAGTACTATTACCGATATCCATCTTGGAAGAATGATGTTCCTGCGGTATAAATTCGAAATAGGCTAAGTTTGGCATGAAAGTAAATGACACGTCTTCGGGTTTGGATATGGGATTGAGGTTAATTCCGAAGCAACACTCAGAGGATGCATACTTGGCAGTTGAAATGGGTAGCCCGCCGCTATAATAATCGAGGGAGGTAGCATATTGGATCATTGAACCAGTGATTAAAGTTTCGAGATACTTTGCATTAGGCCAAATTCTTTGAATAATTCCTTCCCAATTCTCTCCAGAGCACTCACTGGTTAAAAAATCTGCAAGTTCTGGATCGGATTTCATGATTCGAGCCATGCATTCTCGAAGTGGCTCGTAAGTTATTTTGGGATTGAGTGATCCAACTCTAATGTCATGAACCAAATCTTGCCAATTGAGTTCAAAAAACTTAATGACTCGGAGTAGTGCTGAAGCCAAAGAAGCACCAACCCGGTTGATTTGTTTGCGTTGATAGAGCCCACACAGCAATTGGACATACATGCTTTGGACATAATCTGTGCACAGGACACTTTCATAGGGGCTTGTGTATTGGGTGTAGGGATCACGTCTTTGGTTCTTGTAGTGTTCACTTCTGTAGTATTTAGCAAGGGCTGTTAGTGTCATATGTCCTCCTGGGGTCCTTGTCTCTGGCCATGAAAAGTAGAAATACAGCCCTTTTCCCTtgttcaaatctggaacataGCTGTCTTATGgaggaataaataaatacatacatatatatatatatatacacatgcatgcatacatacatatatacatgacTGGCATTTCTATACATGACTTTAATGGATTAATTTGTCTTACGTGTTCATGACTGGCATCTGAAGACTTGATAGAACCTGACGACGATTCCATTCTTCTTCGGGCATAGGGATCAGTTTTCTTTTACCTGATGTCGTCGTCCCAgagctgaaaaagttaaaaatttgTGGCTAAGtacaaaaaaattcaagaaggTGCTTAACTTTAACTAATCAaatatgaaaaaattatttactaGCAGTCTTTTAAGGAAACTGGTTTGCATATCAAacagtgaaaaaaaaattcttgaagAACCTATGGTGTATATAGGTAACAAAATTCACCTGAGCAAAAATTCAGAAACAGGTAGAGCTGTCAAGATGGCGGAACGATCACCGTTTTCCATACGCTGAATTTCAGGCCGAATATCCTCGTAAGTAATACATGGAACTTTGGATGTAAATGTCTTAGTGTCAGTTGCACCATCAAGATTGAATCGTTGTAGATACTCAGTTTCAGCATTCTGTTTTAGTATATCTGCCAAGACCATCTTCTGGACTTGACCAGCATTTTTGGTCACCTCTTCAATGAACTCTAGAGCCTCCGTATTCCAATTAGTTTCCATTATGACTTGAAGAATGTTAAAGAAAAGGAGGGATTATGGGATGTAGATGTAGTTTAGGGAtatacatgtgtgtgtgtgtgtgtatatatatatatatatacagagagagagagagagaaatgtgCAATCAAACCTGAGTGATCGAATTAAACTGTTAGACATTTTGGACGAAAATTTTGTTAGCTTGTCAACCTTAATTTGTAAAGTGGTCCCAATACCCAAACCCAAAATGCAAGTTATGCAacctccaaaacaaagaaaagaaaaaacgcGTTTCTCACTCGGGTTCTTCATTATTGAATGGGTAAATTACTAATAACTTCCATTCCTCTCTGGTTTCATGTAAATTGTAAATTTAATGGGAAATAGCCTATGCAATGTCATTTACTGAAATGCCATTAGTGCACTTACTTAAATACGAAATCAAACAACAACTTAACCACTTGTACAAAACTATAGAGGGTTTATGTGGATAAAAGTAAAAATTACAGCGGATAAAGTGGATATTTATGAAAATAATAAGAGAATTAACTCgatattattattttatcacATAGATTTTTAGAGTGCATGTAGTCTAATAGTCATAACTGGTTATACATTTCGttcattttcacttttcattaAATAACAGGGGGTTATATGCTATTTTGAAATCTTAGGAGCTCATCTGGCATTATACAAAATTATAGGGGTTCATATGTAACTAATCCTTATTTAATTGGTTCAATCCAttctgtgaacttttcaatATTTTTCAGAATTGAACATGATTACATGTTTACACAAATAATAAAGAAATCACCAGATACTCATTCAATGGATTAAAAGAATCAAATTGGTTAAAAATCGACAATTTAGAGACTAACCAAggcaaaattattaatttaaagaCTAAACCTATTCTAGTAAAATGTAAAACCATCTGTCTGGTTGATGAGTTTTACCAAAAAACCATCTGTCTGGTTGATGAGTTTTACCAACCTTGGTGGGTATAACTAGTGTTGTTGATACACATATATGATGTTTGGTATGCTTATAAGTATTTATCAccatgaaaaaaaaatccaaaactaGGTAATCGCATTATAGACCAAATTAGGCAGTATCAATCCATTATCAAATTTGAGGGTGcaatattaaagaaaaaatagaaaaaggaaacagcGGCAAGACTGCCCACATTATTGCAAATACCAATTTAATCTCTCTTTCTTAGGTTCCATTTGATAAAAGCTGAATCTAAATTCTGAAGCCTGAATtctgaaatttgaatattgaaataattaatttgctgaattttaagcactgaaaagaaatatatgaatgtctaaattttaatgttaaatatatttatactgtttaataaatatttataactgaatgcttaataagtttaatttgataattttgcccttatatcttttcattcaaaaaagaaatagaacctatgatttaattaacttaaaattattaggtatgaaaatgataatatttatttttaaatcaaattaatataaaagatgaaatatattttatgaaaagtatggagaagatgtgaaaatcattaaaaagggagaaaaaaggaacaaaaaatcgttagatagagaatatcagGTTATTTAATTAGGTAACaattttgaatataattaactaacaatggtagatttggtagataagataaggtagttgaagtaattctattaaTTCTTATCAAAATTAAGCATTCAATTAGGATTCTTgtgttgaaaaaaatatatacaagttcaacactgcttaacaagttcaatagatagattttcatttatcaaacgcTCAAAACATTTGAATGTTTGAAAAGATTCAGTTtcaacacttttttatgttatcaaacataCCCTTAG from Coffea eugenioides isolate CCC68of unplaced genomic scaffold, Ceug_1.0 ScVebR1_415;HRSCAF=1088, whole genome shotgun sequence includes these protein-coding regions:
- the LOC113758234 gene encoding probable indole-3-acetic acid-amido synthetase GH3.1, translated to METNWNTEALEFIEEVTKNAGQVQKMVLADILKQNAETEYLQRFNLDGATDTKTFTSKVPCITYEDIRPEIQRMENGDRSAILTALPVSEFLLSSGTTTSGKRKLIPMPEEEWNRRQVLSSLQMPVMNTYVPDLNKGKGLYFYFSWPETRTPGGHMTLTALAKYYRSEHYKNQRRDPYTQYTSPYESVLCTDYVQSMYVQLLCGLYQRKQINRVGASLASALLRVIKFFELNWQDLVHDIRVGSLNPKITYEPLRECMARIMKSDPELADFLTSECSGENWEGIIQRIWPNAKYLETLITGSMIQYATSLDYYSGGLPISTAKYASSECCFGINLNPISKPEDVSFTFMPNLAYFEFIPQEHHSSKMDIGNSTVTTPDLIDLVDVEVGKDYEVVITTYAGLYRYQMGDILRVTGFHNSAPKFKFLRRKGVLLSIEGDKTDEVELQMAMDNASQILQAYNVSLVDYTSHASKKIAPGHYVIYWELSVGDSDKNAQSDEVISRCCQIVENSFSLIYKQYRVHGAIAPLEIRLLKNGTFQDLVELAVSRGASIGQYKVPRCVETGPVLEFLDSRVVSSHFSPCLPSLASEESEE